One part of the Ranitomeya imitator isolate aRanImi1 chromosome 10, aRanImi1.pri, whole genome shotgun sequence genome encodes these proteins:
- the ERRFI1 gene encoding ERBB receptor feedback inhibitor 1 — MTTAGLATQDVSLKTSFMHSAQGLMCGKSCWANHSEYENTFYGMDSMPYVIRSHAQPQTSSIGQHSRPSTMNGHCCSENCMKKSNFLHLAMPIIEHSTNCEDDQVVPSFKRLSMNGGAERTPPLTPVKSGPPQFYAIPPCDRSSRPLPPLPISEDNSLDEADSEVEFITSSETDLLIQDGRPLAFKYGVPSRRSFRGCGQINYAYFDSAATAKKTDEIPTCQQNGCVQNIKPQKPEQCHRRLRRSHSGPAGSYNKPTIRIHGNRTSPNSDEDKPEIPPRIPIPPRPLKTDNRRWSAEVSSNTYSDEDRPPKVPPREPLSRSNSRTPSPKSLPSYLNGVMPPTQSFAPDPKYVSNKTIQRQNSEGSANKTPCILPIMENGKKASSTHYYLLPDRPSYLYRYEKYLTESKDACSESWSSDSSLSSAASTKPDAKAKLDNNHTKRKHNSDVVSL, encoded by the exons ATGACAACAGCTGGGCTCGCGACTCAAGACGTTTCATTGAAAACCAGCTTTATGCACAGCGCACAGGGATTAATGTGCGGGAAATCATGTTGGGCAAATCATAGCGAGTATGAAAA CACATTCTACGGGATGGATTCTATGCCCTACGTTATAAGATCCCATGCTCAACCACAAACTTCCTCTATTG GTCAACATTCTAGGCCATCTACCATGAATGGACATTGCTGCTCAGAAAACTGCATGAAGAAATCTAACTTTCTTCATCTTGCCATGCCTATCATAGAACATTCTACAAACTGTGAAGATGACCAAGTTGTTCCTTCCTTTAAGAGACTGTCAATGAATGGTGGAGCAGAGAGGACACCTCCTTTGACGCCTGTTAAAAGTGGACCACCACAATTTTATGCCATTCCTCCTTGCGATCGGAGCTCAAGGCCTTTACCACCTCTCCCAATTTCAGAAGATAATTCTCTGGATGAGGCAGATAGTGAGGTTGAATTTATTACCAGTTCCGAGACTGACTTACTTATACAAGACGGAAGACCTTTGGCATTTAAGTATGGTGTTCCAAGCAGACGTAGCTTCCGGGGATGTGGACAAATTAATTATGCATATTTTGATTCAGCAGCTACAGCCAAAAAAACGGACGAAATCCCAACGTGTCAACAGAATGGATGTGTACAAAACATAAAACCTCAGAAACCTGAACAATGTCACAGGAGGCTAAGGAGGTCTCATTCTGGGCCAGCTGGATCATataataaacctactattcggataCATGGAAATAGGACTTCTCCCAATTCAGATGAAGACAAACCTGAAATTCCACCAAGGATTCCAATACCCCCTAGACCATTAAAAACAGATAACAGAAGGTGGTCAGCAGAAGTTTCCTCAAATACATACAGCGATGAGGACCGACCACCTAAAGTACCGCCAAGGGAACCGTTGTCCAGGAGCAACTCTCGAACACCAAGTCCGAAGAGTTTGCCTTCATACCTCAATGGAGTAATGCCTCCAACTCAGAGTTTTGCACCAGACCCAAAATACGTTAGCAATAAAACTATACAAAGACAAAACAGTGAAGGATCTGCCAATAAAACCCCTTGTATATTGCCCATTATGGAAAATGGAAAAAAGGCTAGTTCAACACATTATTATCTTTTACCAGATAGGCCTTCTTACCTTTACCGATATGAAAAGTATTTAACGGAATCTAAAGACGCTTGTTCGGAATCATGGTCTAGTGACAGTAGCTTATCTTCTGCAGCTTCTACAAAGCCAGATGCCAAAGCTAAATTGGACAATAACCATACCAAGCGTAAACACAATTCGGATGTAGTTTCTCTGTAA